In Cercospora beticola chromosome 3, complete sequence, the following proteins share a genomic window:
- a CDS encoding uncharacterized protein (MEROPS:MER0114503), with the protein MLRALNWLVSTPGTTNFLHYSGHGGQEPDDNRTTGYDDTICPVDFERAGQINSTLLHQILVSALPPNSTLFIVLDCCHSGSAVELPYVYRTDDEGNISVMNNIKAGVNLVMEANALLNGDYGLNSVAAAKHMLGDANSFFQGFKHSHHHGSTGLEADTTGRDWSRENKFVTMYSGCRDEETSADAYIAGRNCGAMTWAFLETMKRNPNPSYIETLQETRRELRGSNYKQVPQLSVGVQIELNQPLRL; encoded by the exons ATGCTCCGCGCACTGAACTGGCTTGTCTCGACCCCAGGCACAACGAACTTCTTGCATTACTCCGGACACGGCGGACAAGAACCTGACGACAATAGAACGACAGGCTACGACGACACTATCTGTCCAGTCGATTTCGAGCGCGCAGGTCAAATCAACAgtactcttcttcatcaaatTCTCGTTTCCGCTTTACCTCCGAACAGCACATTATTCATCGTACTGGATTGCTGTCACTCTGGCTCTGCAGTTGAACTGCCATACGTCTACCGCACCGATGACGAAGGCAATATTTCAGTTATGAACAATATTAAAGCTGGAGTCAATTTAGTCATGGAAGCGAATGCGTTGTTGAATGGAGATTATGGGCTCAACAGCGTTGCAGCAGCGAAACACATGCTCGGCGACGCCAACAGCTTTTTTCAAGGCTTCAAACATTCGCATCATCACGGCTCAACCGGGCTGGAAGCTGATACCACGGGACGAGATTGGAGTCGGGAGAATAAGTTCGTTACGATGTATTCGGGTTGTAGAGACGAGGAGACGAGTGCG GATGCTTACATTGCAGGGAGAAACTGCGGCGCAATGACTTGGGCGTTTCTGGAGACGATGAAGCGCAATCCGAATCCGTCGTATATTGAAACTCTTCAGGAGACGAGGAGAGAGCTGAGAGGAAGCAATTATAAGCAAGTCCCTCAACTTTCGGTCGGAGTGCAGATTGAGTTGAATCAGCCACTCCGGCTGTAA